One Chloroflexota bacterium genomic window carries:
- a CDS encoding nucleoside 2-deoxyribosyltransferase, giving the protein MKVYFSCSITGGRNDQPVYSAIVNWMMSHGHEVLTAHLANLEVAVEEETIEPEEVFRRDIAWVDAASVVVAEVSTPSHGVGYEIAYAIMTGKPVLCLAREGVKVSKMITGNPKLTFVRYEAADEAIEKINQFLG; this is encoded by the coding sequence ATGAAAGTCTACTTTTCCTGCTCCATCACCGGCGGGCGGAACGATCAGCCGGTTTATTCGGCAATAGTGAATTGGATGATGTCACACGGCCACGAGGTGTTGACGGCGCACCTGGCCAATTTGGAAGTTGCGGTTGAGGAAGAGACGATTGAGCCGGAGGAAGTGTTCCGGCGGGACATTGCCTGGGTGGACGCCGCCTCTGTTGTGGTGGCCGAGGTCAGCACCCCGTCGCATGGCGTGGGCTACGAGATTGCTTACGCGATCATGACCGGCAAGCCGGTGTTGTGCCTGGCGCGCGAGGGGGTGAAGGTGTCGAAGATGATCACCGGCAACCCGAAGTTGACGTTTGTGAGATATGAGGCGGCGGACGAAGCAATAGAAAAGATAAATCAGTTTTTGGGTTGA
- the pdxT gene encoding pyridoxal 5'-phosphate synthase glutaminase subunit PdxT, which translates to MNIGVLALQGAFSEHIQTLRRLGANAIEVRLPRDLPGLDGLIIPGGESTTIGKLAVQFELMEPLREFGASRAVWGTCAGAIFLSKDVHRRQPLLGLMDITVQRNAFGRQTESFETDLEVPAFTREGNGHTRPFHAIFIRAPIIESVGKDVEVLACLENGAIVAARQGRLLATSFHPELTPDGRFHQYFLEMAKAAT; encoded by the coding sequence ATGAACATTGGCGTCCTTGCCCTGCAAGGCGCTTTCAGCGAACACATTCAAACACTCCGGCGGCTCGGCGCCAACGCAATCGAAGTCCGTCTGCCGCGCGACCTGCCTGGCCTGGACGGCCTCATCATCCCCGGCGGCGAGTCCACGACGATTGGCAAACTGGCGGTGCAATTTGAATTAATGGAACCTCTGCGCGAGTTCGGCGCAAGCCGCGCCGTGTGGGGCACGTGCGCTGGGGCGATCTTTCTCTCGAAAGACGTTCACCGCCGGCAACCGCTGTTGGGCCTCATGGACATCACCGTGCAGCGCAACGCCTTTGGCCGCCAAACCGAGAGCTTTGAAACCGATCTGGAAGTCCCGGCCTTCACACGCGAGGGCAACGGCCACACCCGCCCCTTCCACGCCATCTTCATTCGCGCCCCCATCATCGAATCGGTTGGCAAGGATGTGGAAGTTCTGGCGTGCCTGGAGAACGGCGCCATTGTAGCCGCCCGCCAGGGCCGCCTGCTGGCAACCTCCTTCCATCCTGAACTGACGCCGGATGGCAGGTTTCACCAGTATTTCCTGGAGATGGCAAAGGCCGCAACATGA
- a CDS encoding dTMP kinase, translated as MRLFITFEGPDGSGKSTQCKLLAEYLQSLGQNVLLTREPGGTDISQQVRQVIMDMKNKAMFPATEFLLLSAARAQLVREKIRPHLDGGGVVVCDRYFDSSLAYQGYGHGLPLDTIRAITRFATDGLNPDLTLLLDMDAETGLRRRQTTQGEWNRLDDYALAFHQRARQGYHALAAAEPNRWRIINADQPVEKLQEAIREIALEKLKVHTQPKN; from the coding sequence ATGCGCCTCTTCATCACCTTCGAAGGCCCCGACGGATCGGGCAAATCCACCCAATGCAAACTACTGGCCGAGTATCTGCAATCGCTCGGCCAGAATGTTTTGCTCACTCGCGAGCCGGGCGGCACTGACATCAGCCAGCAAGTGCGGCAGGTGATCATGGACATGAAGAACAAGGCCATGTTCCCGGCCACCGAATTTCTTCTGCTCTCCGCCGCCCGCGCTCAACTGGTGCGCGAAAAGATACGCCCCCACCTGGACGGCGGGGGCGTAGTCGTCTGTGATCGTTATTTTGATTCGTCACTGGCTTATCAAGGCTACGGTCACGGCCTGCCGTTGGACACCATTCGCGCCATCACCCGCTTTGCCACCGACGGCCTGAACCCCGACCTGACTCTGCTGCTGGACATGGATGCCGAGACCGGCCTGCGTCGTCGTCAAACCACTCAAGGCGAGTGGAACCGCCTTGACGATTACGCCCTCGCCTTTCATCAACGGGCGCGGCAGGGCTACCATGCCCTGGCCGCCGCCGAGCCAAATCGCTGGCGTATTATCAACGCCGACCAGCCGGTGGAGAAATTGCAGGAAGCGATTCGGGAGATTGCATTGGAAAAGTTGAAGGTTCATACTCAACCCAAAAACTGA
- the tadA gene encoding Flp pilus assembly complex ATPase component TadA: MRKRITDDIHDLIKILPPNIGEALTAANRTDDLLEVILDLGRVPTARYVDGEVRLAEAEVGHDDINFIVSRVGDFDADNRAGIERTLHRISGIRNRRGHVVGLTCRVGRAVYGTTEIIKDLIESGKNILMLGKPGIGKTTMLREAARILAEKKRVVIVDTSNEIGGDGDVAHPAVGQARRMQVAQPSLQHEVMIEAVENHNPEVIVIDEIGRELEAAAARTIAERGVQLIGTAHGNTLENILLNPTLADLVGGIESVTLSDEEARRRGTQKTVLERRAPPTFDVLIELRDRRNIAIHADVAVAVDGLLRGRPMPLEMRHEDETGAIQMETIAPPSTARKSANGRGIDIRARGEYIPVEPASARQPDSRPERLSAESRSPQSFTPVKIYAYGLARQRLEQAARRLRLPLSVVDDINDAQALVTLKTYYRRHQRPISDAEDRNMPIYVLRSNTVNQMESFLTELFNVTPDGPVEVESLNHAMRETQSAIEAVLNGSRTVDLSPQSAAVRRRQHELVREANLISHSYGKEPYRRVRIFRE; the protein is encoded by the coding sequence ATGCGAAAACGTATCACCGACGACATTCACGACCTCATCAAAATACTTCCGCCCAACATCGGCGAGGCCCTCACCGCCGCCAACCGCACCGACGACCTGCTCGAAGTGATCCTCGACCTGGGGCGCGTGCCAACCGCCCGTTACGTGGACGGCGAAGTGCGCCTGGCCGAAGCTGAAGTCGGCCACGACGACATCAACTTCATCGTCAGCCGCGTCGGCGATTTTGACGCCGACAACCGGGCCGGAATCGAGCGCACCCTGCACCGCATCTCCGGCATCCGCAACCGGCGGGGCCACGTGGTTGGCCTCACCTGCCGCGTGGGCCGGGCCGTGTACGGCACGACCGAGATCATCAAAGACCTGATCGAATCGGGCAAGAACATCCTCATGCTTGGCAAGCCCGGCATCGGCAAAACGACGATGTTGCGCGAAGCCGCCCGCATCCTGGCCGAGAAGAAGCGCGTCGTCATCGTGGACACCTCCAACGAAATCGGCGGCGACGGCGACGTGGCGCACCCGGCAGTGGGCCAGGCCCGGCGCATGCAAGTGGCCCAGCCCTCGCTTCAGCACGAAGTGATGATCGAAGCCGTTGAGAATCACAACCCGGAAGTAATCGTCATTGACGAAATTGGCCGTGAGCTGGAAGCCGCCGCCGCCCGCACCATCGCCGAACGCGGCGTGCAACTCATCGGCACCGCGCACGGCAACACCCTCGAAAACATTCTGCTCAATCCGACGCTGGCCGACCTCGTCGGCGGCATCGAGTCCGTCACCCTCTCTGACGAAGAGGCCCGGCGGCGCGGCACGCAAAAGACGGTGCTCGAGCGACGCGCCCCGCCGACCTTCGATGTTCTCATTGAACTGCGCGACCGGCGCAACATTGCCATTCACGCCGACGTAGCTGTCGCTGTGGACGGCTTGCTGCGTGGCCGCCCGATGCCCCTTGAAATGCGCCACGAGGATGAGACCGGGGCCATTCAAATGGAGACGATAGCCCCGCCCTCCACGGCTCGGAAAAGCGCCAATGGCCGGGGAATTGACATTCGCGCGCGCGGCGAATACATCCCGGTTGAGCCGGCCTCTGCCCGTCAACCGGACTCTCGCCCCGAACGTCTTTCTGCCGAGAGCCGCTCGCCTCAATCGTTCACGCCCGTGAAAATTTACGCCTACGGTCTGGCCCGCCAGCGTTTGGAGCAGGCCGCGCGACGCTTGCGCCTGCCGCTCAGCGTCGTGGACGACATCAACGACGCCCAGGCGCTGGTCACTCTCAAGACTTACTATCGCCGTCACCAGCGCCCCATCTCCGACGCCGAAGATCGCAACATGCCCATCTACGTTCTGCGCTCGAACACCGTCAACCAGATGGAGAGCTTCCTGACCGAGCTGTTCAACGTCACTCCGGACGGCCCGGTCGAAGTCGAGTCGCTCAACCATGCCATGCGCGAAACACAATCGGCCATTGAGGCCGTGCTCAACGGCTCGCGCACGGTTGACCTCTCGCCTCAGTCCGCCGCCGTCCGCCGCCGCCAGCACGAACTGGTGCGCGAGGCCAATTTGATCTCGCACTCTTACGGCAAAGAACCGTACCGGCGGGTGCGCATCTTCAGGGAATAA